The genomic region TTCATCGGTCCTTCACTACTACAGCCTGTCACACGCGAACTAGACGCCAGCGGCGAAGAACTCCAGCGCCGCAGCGTTGACGGCGTCGGGGCGCTCGATGAAGCCGAGGTGACCCGTATCGGGAATGCGCAGGTAGCGGCCGTTCGGCATGGCGTCGGCGACCTCGCGGCCCAGATGCGGTGGAAGCATCATGTCGTCGGCGAAGCCGATCACCAGCGCAGGCGCCGCAATGCCGCGGTAGGCGGGTAGCCGATTGCCCTCGGGCGCGACGTCGATCTGGGCCAGCACGCCCGGCGTCAGCTTGTTGGGCCACATGGTGAACATGTCGATCCAGTCGCGCACGGCCGCGTCGTCATTCAGCGTCTTGGGCGAGAAGTTCTCCAGCAGCCGGTTCTTCGCGTCGTAGGCGGGCGGCAGCTCGATACCCGCCGCGATCAGATCGCGTTCCGCGCTGCGGCAGAACTCGCGGGTGCGGTCCTCACGTCCCCGGGTGGCCATGAGCACCGCCGATGACACCAGCTCAGGGCGGGCCAGCATCAGTTCCTGGGCGATGAACGACCCCATCGACACCGACATGATCCGCACCGGGCCGAGGTCGAGCTTCTCGATGAGCGCGGCGGTGTCGGCGACCATCTGTTCCGTCGTGAAACCCGTCGCGTTCTCGGTGGCGCCGATACCGCGATTGTCGAACGTGACGACGCGGTAGCCGGCCTTCTGGAACGCCGGGACCTGGTGCAGGTGCCAGGTGCGGCCCGCGCCCCCACGGCCGGCGATGAACAGGACGGGCTCACCGGAGCCGCGGTCTTCGTAGGCCAGGTTCACGCGGCCGACCCTACCGAGTGCGAGTTCGGCGCGCTAAGGCGCGGTGGGCGATGCTC from Mycolicibacterium sp. YH-1 harbors:
- a CDS encoding alpha/beta fold hydrolase encodes the protein MNLAYEDRGSGEPVLFIAGRGGAGRTWHLHQVPAFQKAGYRVVTFDNRGIGATENATGFTTEQMVADTAALIEKLDLGPVRIMSVSMGSFIAQELMLARPELVSSAVLMATRGREDRTREFCRSAERDLIAAGIELPPAYDAKNRLLENFSPKTLNDDAAVRDWIDMFTMWPNKLTPGVLAQIDVAPEGNRLPAYRGIAAPALVIGFADDMMLPPHLGREVADAMPNGRYLRIPDTGHLGFIERPDAVNAAALEFFAAGV